Part of the Streptomyces sp. WMMC500 genome is shown below.
GCGCTCACCGCGTTCGGCAAGGCGCTCGTCCACGAATTCGGCCCGCGGGGGGTGCGGGTGAACACCGTCTCGCCCGGGCCGGTCCGTACGGCGATGTGGGAGAGCCCGACCGGCTACGGGGCGAAGCTGGCCGCGTCCATGGGGATCCCCCACGCCGACCTCGTGGCCGGGCTCCCCACCGCGATGGGCATGCTCACCGACCGGCTCGTGGAGCCGGAGGAGGTCGCCACCCTGGTCACCTACCTCGCCTCCCCGCTGGCAGCCTCGACGACCGGCGCCGACCACGTCATCGACGGCGGAGCGGTCAAGACCGCTTGACCGGAGGCTCGGGTTCGGCAGCCGTGAAGGTGGCGTAGTCGCGGACCCGGACCAGCGCCATGAGCGCACGCGCCCAGGGCGGCAGCAGCCGCCGCCCGGGGTCGCCGTGGACGCGCGCGGGCCGGGTGAGCGTGTACCGCCGGCCGCGGCGGACCAAATGGCCACCGCCGGCCGCGAGCATGTTCTGGATCCAGTGGACGTCCGCGCCGTACGCCAGGGCGATGACCCAGCCGGTCTCCGTACGGAACGCCTGCACCGGCGTCTGGTACCGCTTCGCGCTGCGGCGCCCGACGTGTTCGACCACGGCGAGGGGCGGCATGCGGCGGGCGAGCGGGAGCACGGCGGGGTTGACAGTACGGCCGATCCGGCGGAAGGCGCGCGGCATGGTCATGTCGGGATCTCCTCGTACACGTGCAATAAGAAACTCGAAGTATCTTAAAGTCCGGCCACGGGCGAGCACAATAAGAAACCCGGCGAACCTTGAGGAGAGGGAATGACCGAACCGCCGCCCGCGACCCGGCGTCGCGGCAAGGCGCTTGAGACGGCCCTCATGCAGGCGGTGTGGGAAGAACTCGCCGAGGTCGGCTACGCGGCCTTGACGGTGAAGGACGTGGCCGCCCGCGCCCGTACGAGCAAGGCCGTGCTCTACCGGCGCTGGCCCAGCCGCGCCGAACTCGTCTTCGCCGCGATCGTCCACGGAGTCCCGACCGCGGACGACCTGCCCGACACGGGCACCCTCCGGTCGGACACCGTCCAGTTGCTCCGGCAGATCGCCGGCAGATTCGCCGCCGTCGACACCGACGTGCTGTGGGGCCTGCTCGCCGAAAGCGCCCGCGACCCCGAACTCCTCGGCCTGATCCGCTCCGAACTCCTCAGCGACGTCCACCG
Proteins encoded:
- a CDS encoding TetR/AcrR family transcriptional regulator, giving the protein MTEPPPATRRRGKALETALMQAVWEELAEVGYAALTVKDVAARARTSKAVLYRRWPSRAELVFAAIVHGVPTADDLPDTGTLRSDTVQLLRQIAGRFAAVDTDVLWGLLAESARDPELLGLIRSELLSDVHRGPTATLVARAVARGEVDPARLTERRIALPLDLLRNEILVRGSITPEAIAEIVDEVFLPLVRPAPAD
- a CDS encoding nitroreductase family deazaflavin-dependent oxidoreductase, encoding MTMPRAFRRIGRTVNPAVLPLARRMPPLAVVEHVGRRSAKRYQTPVQAFRTETGWVIALAYGADVHWIQNMLAAGGGHLVRRGRRYTLTRPARVHGDPGRRLLPPWARALMALVRVRDYATFTAAEPEPPVKRS